Proteins co-encoded in one Bacteroidota bacterium genomic window:
- a CDS encoding toxin-antitoxin system YwqK family antitoxin — MLRLKLLYFIVFLSSTFAFAQAKDSLNRIDKNGLKQGHWIKKDDKGNVVYDGSFVNDRPVGTFTYYYPTGKTKSITTFYKKDNAAFTRLFNPDGKKIMHGKVYGTLKDSTWTYYGDNDSVASVENYLKGKKNGPFLSYFKNGKVLEQTTYKNDLMDGPFKQYLESGALRMEYNYTNGLRDGKAKFYYPSGQLSIEGLYLRDFKDGTWNYYSENGSLDWQVVYKKSNVVKSTRYNGVEEEFYPSKIPRSKTTFKNGLKNGPFTEYYDAGQVKQETIPAKDGYPEETKEVITDQKVKRKGNYLNNKLDGKVTYYKLDGTIEKEETYKLGELVK; from the coding sequence ATGTTACGCCTTAAACTGTTATATTTTATAGTATTCCTTTCTTCCACCTTTGCTTTTGCACAGGCGAAAGATTCCCTGAACCGTATTGATAAAAACGGGCTGAAACAAGGTCATTGGATCAAAAAAGACGATAAAGGAAATGTTGTTTATGATGGTTCGTTTGTAAATGATAGGCCGGTGGGTACATTCACTTATTATTATCCCACAGGTAAAACAAAATCTATTACCACATTCTACAAGAAAGACAATGCTGCTTTTACCCGATTATTTAATCCGGATGGAAAAAAGATAATGCATGGAAAAGTATACGGGACATTGAAAGACAGCACCTGGACCTATTACGGTGACAATGACTCTGTAGCCTCAGTGGAAAATTACCTGAAAGGAAAAAAGAACGGACCGTTTCTATCATATTTTAAAAACGGCAAAGTGCTTGAACAAACTACTTATAAGAACGACCTGATGGATGGTCCGTTTAAACAATACCTTGAAAGTGGCGCACTGCGCATGGAATATAATTACACGAATGGCTTGCGCGATGGTAAAGCAAAATTCTACTACCCCTCCGGCCAGCTAAGTATTGAAGGACTCTATCTGCGTGATTTCAAAGACGGCACCTGGAACTATTATTCCGAAAACGGAAGTCTTGACTGGCAGGTGGTTTATAAGAAAAGTAATGTTGTGAAATCAACCAGATACAATGGCGTTGAAGAGGAGTTTTACCCAAGCAAGATCCCAAGATCAAAAACCACATTTAAAAATGGCTTAAAAAACGGTCCTTTTACCGAGTATTACGATGCCGGCCAGGTTAAACAGGAGACCATTCCCGCTAAAGATGGCTATCCCGAAGAAACAAAAGAAGTAATAACCGATCAAAAAGTGAAACGCAAAGGCAATTACCTGAACAATAAACTCGATGGAAAAGTAACTTATTATAAATTGGACGGAACTATTGAGAAGGAAGAAACGTATAAGTTGGGAGAGTTGGTTAAGTAA